The nucleotide window ATGCCGAGCAGATCAACGACATCATGGAAGGCCGCCCACCGCGTCCGCCCAAGACCTCGTCATCCAGCAACGACACGCCGCATACCCCGCCATCGGCAGGCCCATCGGCCGCAAATCCCGATCAAGGGCCTGCGGCTACGACACCTGTCTGATCTGTTCCTTTCCAAATTTTATGTTTGCCACTTTGCAATGCGGGCGTTTTCAGCTATCCCTGAAACGCCCGTTGGTCATGGGGGTCGTCAACGTCACCCCCGATTCATTTTTTGATGGCAATGTTCATTTCCGAGTGAACCAGGCCATCGAGCATGGCTTGCGTCTGGTGCAGGATGGTGCCGATATTCTGGATATCGGCGGAGAATCCACCCGGCCTGGGGCCCAGGTAGTGGCCGCCGACGAAGAATTGCGCCGGCTCCTGCCGGTCATCCAGGGCTTGCTGGATGCCGGTGTGCCTTTGTCTGTGGATACCTGCAAACCCGAAGTCATGCGCCAGGTGCTGCACGCGGGTGCCGACATGATCAATGACATCCGGGGCTTTTCCTCAGATGAAGCCATCCAGGCTGTACAGGATGCGGATTGTGCCCTGTGCCTGATGCATATGCAGGGTGAACCCCGCACCATGCAGCAGACTCCTTGCTATGACGACGTGGTGGCCGAGGTCCAGGCCTATCTGGCCGCAGGTGCCCAGCGCCTGCGCGACGCGGGTATTGCGGCCAATCGCATCGCACTGGACCCTGGCTTTGGCTTTGGCAAGACAGTGGCCCACAATTACACCTTGTTGAACCAGCTGCCGCAGGTGATGGGGGATGCATATCCCTGTATGGTGGGGCTCTCGCGCAAGTCCATGATCGGCGCACTCACTGGCAGGCCTGCCAGCCAGCGCCTGGGGGGCAGCGTCGCCGCTGCGTTGGCGGCAGCAGTCCGGGGGGCGCATATCTTGCGGGTGCATGATGTGGCTGATACCGTGGATGCCCTGACTATCTGGTCGGCAATCAATGATCCAACCCTCACAGAAGGAGCCCGTGCATGAGCGCGCGCAAATATTTTGGGACCGATGGGGTCCGCGGTGTCGTGGGCGGCGAGCTGATCAATGCCGAGTTTGCCCTGCGCCTGGGCTATGCGGCTGGCCGGGTGCTGTCTCAGGGGGCAGTCAGCGGTAGCGGTCGGCCCACGGTGGTGATAGGCAAGGACACGCGGATTTCTGGCTATATGCTGGAAGCCGCCCTGGAGGCCGGCTTGTCGGCTGCGGGGGTGGATGTGTTGCTGGCCGGGCCGATTCCGACGCCTGCCGTGGCCTATCTGACCCGGGCCTGGCGACTGGCTGCCGGGATTGTCATCAGCGCCTCGCACAATCCCCACTACGATAACGGCATTAAATTCTTTTCTTCCGGTGGCACTAAATTACCTGATGCCACCGAGGCTGCGATTGAAACCATGCTAGAGCAGCCCATGGGTTGCGCGGATTCCCCGGCCTGGGCCGTGCCCGGCGTATCAGCGATGCCGCTGGCCGCTACATCGAGTTCTGCAAAAGCACCTTTCCCAACGAACTCGATCTGCAGGGCTTGAAAATCGTGGTGGATGCCGCGCACGGGGCGGCTTATCACATTGCTCCGCATGTGTTTCGCGAACTAGGCGCCGAGGTCAGTGTCATCGGCTGCGAGCCTGATGGCTTCAACATCAACGAAGGGGTCGGAGCCACACACCCAGAGGCCTTGATTGCCGCAGTGGCCGAGCAGGGTGCTGATCTGGGCATTGCCCTGGATGGCGATGCCGACCGTCTGCAGATGGTGGATGCCGCCGGTCGCCTGTATAACGGCGACGAACTGCTGTATGCCATCGTCCGTGATCGTGCCAAGCTGCACCCCATCAATGGCGTGGTGGGTACCCTGATGACCAACTTCGGTCTGGAACGCCGTCTGAAAGAACTGCATATTCCCTTTGTGCGTGCTCAGGTGGGTGATCGCTACGTGCTGGAACGTCTGCGGCATCATGGCTGGCTGTATGGGGGCGAGAGCTCAGGACATTTGCTGTGTCTGGATTGCCACACCACCGGGGATGGCATTGTGGCGGCATTGCAGGTGCTGGCTGCCATGCGCCATGCCAATCTGCCCCTGGCGGCACTGGTGGCAGATCTGAAAATGTATGCCCAGAAAATGGTCAATGTGCCTCTGGCCGCTGGTCTGGACTGGCAGGCCCATGCCGGTTTGCAGGCGGCTGCTCAGGCAGTGCAGGCCACCCTGGGCGAGCGCGGCAGGGTCTTGATTCGCGCCTCAGGCACCGAGCCCAAGTTGCGTCTCATGGTCGAGGCTGACGATGCCGCTTTGGCTGACGAATGCGTGCGTCAGTTGGTGGCAGTCAAGCTGACTTAAAGCGCTGGTACGCAGGGCTAGGTAGTGCCTTCTGTGATTTCCAGCGTGAATCCAGCCTTGCGCCAGACGTCGATTTCACCTTTCAGCATAAAACTGCTAAGTGGGTGATCCGATAGCCAGCCGTCGGGCACGGACAGGGTGATTGCCTGGCCCTGGGCCTGCAAATGGATGGGCAGGGCGTCGCGGGCTTCGCGGCGGCGCAGCAGCAGCACAGCCAGGCGCAGGCAGCACAGCGCCAGCCATTGCTCGCGGGTGGGTGCATAAGGGCGCAATTTGGCCAGCTTTCCTTGTTGGCCCAGCGCTAAAAAGGCCAATAATTGCTGGTCATCGTGCGAAAAGCCCGGCATGTCCGCATTTTCCAATACATAGGCACTGTGCTTGTGATAATGATTGCGGGCAATGGCCAGGCCGATTTCATGCAGCATGGCGGTCCAGCTTAAGGCTTTGCGTAGTTCCGCCCCCTGTGGGTGGGCGGTATCCAGGTTCAATTGGTCAAAAAAGACCAGGGCCAATTGGCGCACATGTTCTGCCTGCTGGGCGTCGGCCTGGTAGCGCAACCCCATCTGGCGCACGGTTTCGTCACGCTGATCATGGTGCGAATCCCGGCCCAGTAAATCATGCAGCACCCCCACCCGCAAGGCCCCGTCGCCTGCGCCCATGTGGCTGATGCCCAGCTCCAGGAAGGCCGCGATCATGATGGCCAGCCCTCCCGCCAGCACGGGTGCGCGCTCGGCCTTCAGTCCTGCCCAGTCCTGCAGGTGGACTTGGCCGACTTTGATCAGGGCGGCAGACAACTGTTGCATGCCATCCAGGGTAATGTCGCGCTGGCTAAAGCCGTTTTCGACCAGAACGGCCAACAGACCCTTTGCCGTGCCGGACGACCCATAGGCCTGCTGCCAGCCAACGTGGCGATAGCGTCGGCTGATGGGCTCGATGGTGCTGCGGGCGGCGACGATGGCGCGCTGCATGCGAGCCTTGGTAATCTGTCCACGCGAGAAAAACTGTTTGCTCCAGGTCGTGCAGCCTAGCTGCAAAGAAGCCAGTTGTAGAGGAGTCTGACCCCGACCGATGATGAATTCAGTAGAGCCGCCACCGATGTCGATGACCAATCGCCGGTCTTCTGATGGTGGCAGATCCTGGATCACACCCAGGTAGATCAGGCGGGCTTCTTCCTGCCCCGAGATGATTTCGATGGGAAAGCCCAGGGCGTGTTCGGCGTGCGGAATGATTTCGGCAGCATTGCGTGCCACCCGGAATGTATTGGTGGCCACCGCCCGCACATTGGCGGGATCGAAGCCGCGCAATCGCTCGCCAAAGCGCTGCAGGGCTTCGATAGCCTGAGCCACTGTATCGGGCCGGATGCGCTGATGCTCATCCAGGCCATTGGCCAGGGCGATGAGTTCGCGCATACGGTCTTCAGTATAGACCTGGACGGTGTCGCCCTCGCGCACGACCCGTCCGATGGACAGGCGAAACGTGTTGGACCCGAGGTCAATGGAGGCCAGACGATCGTCCATGGGCTTACCTGAAAATGTCACACTGTGCGATTATAGAGGCCGAATCCCGATTTCTACCGGAGCTCCCATGCAGGGTATGGCAGTTACGCCTCTTTTACTCAACCGAGAACTTTCCGTGCTCAAGTTCAACGAGCGCGTCCTGGCCATGGCCGAGCGTCTGGATGTGCCGGCGCTGGAGCGTCTACGCTATCTGTGCATTGTTGGCTCGAATCTGGATGAATTCTTCGAGATTCGCATGGCCAGCCTTAAAGAGCAGCAGCGTCAGACGCCGGATCTTGCCGGGGATGATGGCCTGCTGCCTGCCGAAGCCTTTGACCGCGTCCAGCGTGCAGCCCATGCCTTGGTCGACCGCCAGAACCGCCTATTGACGGGCGAAGTCATGCCGAAACTCATGGAATGCGGGGTAGGGCTGATTTATTCGACCGGCTGGACCGATCTGCAGCGTGAATGGGCCTATGGAATTTTTCAACGCGACGTGATGCCGCTGTTGACCCCTATCGGCCTGGACCCGGCCCATCCATTCCCCCGGGTCTACAACAAGAGTCTGAATTTCATTGTGTCGCTGACGGGCGAGGACGCCTTTGGCCGCGAGGGCAATATCGCCATTGTCCAGGCCCCGCGGGCCTTGCCGCGCATGCTGAAGGTGCCGCCGGAAATCGCCGGCATCCCGGATGGCTTCATGTTGCTGACGACGGTCATCAATGCTTTTGTGGGGGATTTGTTTCCCGGCATGGATGTGCTGGGCTGCTATCAGTGGCGGGTCACGCGCAACAGCGATCTTTTCGTGGACGAAGAGGAAATCACGAATTTACGCCAGGCTTTGCAGGGCGAACTCTCCCAGCGCAATTTTGGTGCCTCGGTGCGTTTGGAAATCGCGCATGCCATGCCGCCGGATCTCGAGCTTTTCCTGCAGCGCGAGTTCAATTTGGCCACCGCTGATACATACCGGGTCAATGGGCCGGTGAATCTGGGCCGCCTGATGCAGTTGTGCAACCGAGCCAATCGACCTGACTTGGAATACCCCGTCTATCGGCCGCGCACGCCTGCACCATTCGATGGTGATATGCAGCGGCCCGAAGCCCTGTTTGCGGCTTTGTCTGTGCGGGATCACTTGCTGCACCATCCGTATCAGTCCTTTCAGCCGGTCCTGATGTTTTTGCGGGCCGCTGCCCTGGACCCGCAGGTGGTGGCAATCAAACAAACCATCTACCGCACCGGCGAAGATTCCGAACTGATGGGCGTGCTGCTGTCGGCGGCCCGCGCAGGCAAGGAAGTGACCGTGGTGGTGGAACTCATGGCGCGTTTCGACGAGCAGACCAATATCAATTGGGCGGCACGCCTGGAGGAGGTAGGCGCCCACGTCAGCTATGGGGTGGTCGGGCACAAGACCCATGCCAAAATGGCATTGGTGCTGCGCCGCGAAGATGGTCGCATCCGGCGCTATGGACACCTGGGCACGGGCAATTATCATCAGCGCACCGCAAAGCTCTACACGGATTTTGGCCTCCTGACGGCCAACCAGACCATCTGTGAGGACATGGATCAGGTGTTTTCCCTGCTCACGGGCCTGGGCGCGCGCCGCGAGTTGAAGCTGCTGTTGCAATCGCCCTTTACCCTGCACGAAACCGTCCTGAATCTCATCCGCAGTGAAGCCGAGTTCGCCCGAGCAGGCAAACGCGCCCGCATCCGTGCAAAGATGAACTCCCTGCTGGAGCCCTCTGTGATCCAGGCCCTCTACGAAGCGAGCCAGGCAGGGGTGCGGATCGACTTGATCGTGCGTGGCGCCTGCGCCTTGCAGGCCGGGGTGCCGGGCCTGTCCGAACGCATCCGGGTGCGTTCAGTCATCGGTCGGTTTCTGGAGCACTCCCGCGTGTTTTATTTTTACCAGGACGGCGCCGAACCCCTGTACTTGTCGTCGGCTGACTGGATGGACCGTAATTTCCTGCGCCGGGTCGAGCTGGCCTTCCCGGTGCTGGACAAGACCCTGCGCCGCCGCGTCATCGACGAGGCCTTCACCTTCGCCTGGCGGGATAACCAACTTGCCTGGGCCGTCCAGCCCGATGGCCGCTACCTGCGCGTACGCAACCGCCGCGCCCCCGTCAACCTACACCAACACCTCATGGCTAGGTTAGGGTGAGCGGCCTGCAGGCCGCGAGGTGGGGGCCTGCAACCCTGTCACGAATCTGTCATATCCGCCCTTTATCATCCCACCCTGAGAGTCTTCTAATCCTCTCATCTCCGATATCCATACAGGGATTATTCATATGTTCAAACGGATGCTGGTTCAATGTGCAACAGGCCTGACGCTGATGGCGACGGCTAGTGCGGCTGCCCTGGCGGTAGATCTGACTGGGGCGGGGGCTTCCTTTCCGTACCCGATCTATGCCAAATGGGCGTCTAAGTACCAGACGGTCTCGGGCCATCGAGTCAATTATCAATCCATCGGCTCTGGCGGTGGGCAGCAGCAGATCATTGCCAAAACAGTCGATTTCGGTGCGTCGGACGACCCCATGAAGCCCGAAGCGCTGGAAGAAAATGGCCTGCTGCAATTCCCGGCTGTGGTCGGTGGCACCGTGCCGGTGATCAACGTACCTGGTATTGAAGCCGGGCAGATGAAGCTGACCGGGCCTGTGCTGGCCGACATTTTTCTGGGCAAGATCAAAAAATGGGATGATCCGGCTCTGGCGCAGCTCAATCCGGATTTGAAGCTGCCATCCAAGGGCATTATTGTGGTGCACCGCTCGGATGGTTCGGGAACGACCTTTGGCTGGACCAACTACCTGTCTCAGGTATCCCCCGCCTGGAAGGATACTGTTGGACAGGGCAAGGCGGTCAAATGGCCCACGGGCCAGGGTGGCAAAGGCAACGAAGGGGTGGCCGCCTATGTGCGTCAGCTGACTAACTCCATCGGTTACGTCGAATATGCCTATGCGCACCAGAACGGTTTGGCCTGGACCCAGCTGCAGAATCGTGACGGCCAATTCGTGCAACCCGCGCAAAAGTCCTTTGCGGCTGCGGCTTCTCATGCCGACTGGGCTTCTGCGCCCGGCATGGGCTTGGTGCTGAACAACGAACCTGGCGCAGATTCCTGGCCTGTGACGGCAGCCACCTTCATTCTGCTGCACAAGCAACAGGAAAACGCGGCACAAGCGCGCGAGATCCTGGCATTCTTTGACTGGGCTTGGCGCGAGGGGGCCGATATGGCCAGTGAATTGGATTATGTTCCCTTGCCGACAGCCGTGACTGACCAGATCCGTCAATTGTGGACCCAGGAAATCCGGACCAAGGACGGCGCCTCCGTCTGGCCCTGATGCCCTCAAGCCGCTGGGCGTAAAACCGGCGGCTTGACCCATTTGTGGGAAAATACTGCTTTTTGAATCCTGATCGGCCTGCGCATCTGCAAGCCGGTCACCACCTGGCCTTCTCATGATCAATCAACATCGCACCCTGCTGGTGGATGCGGGCTTTCGACACCTGACACGGGCTTTCGCGTTCCTGGTCTTTGTTTTGCTGGCCGGTATTTTGGTGTCCCTGATCTACGGCAGCCGCGACACGCTGATCCGGGATGGCCTGGCTTTTTTGTGGACCAATGACTGGGACCCGGTCAAACAGCACTATGGTGCCCTGGTGCCCATTCTGGGGACAGTCATCAGCGCCTTGCTGGCCCTGTTGATTGCCGTGCCGGTGTCGTTTGGCATTGCTATGTTTCTGACCGAGCTTGCCCCCGCCTGGGTGCGCCGCCCCTTAGGAATTGCCATTGAAATGCTGGCAGCCATTCCTTCTATTATCTATGGCATGTGGGGTTTGTTTGTCTTTGTCCCGCTGTTTCAGCGCTATGTGCAGCCTGTGGTGGTGGACCTATTCGAGGGGGTGCCCGTCCTGGGCAGTTTGTTTGCCGGGCCTCCCATGGGGATCGGCCTGTTCACCGCCGGTCTGATTCTCTCCATCATGGTGATTCCCTTCATCACCGCCGTCATGCGGGATGTCTTCGAGCAGGTTCCTCCGATGCTCAAGGAATCCGCCTACGGCCTGGGCAGCACCACCTGGGAAGTCGTCTGGAAGGTCGTGCTGCCCTATACCCGTCATGGGGTGATCGGTGGCATCATGCTGGGCCTGGGGCGGGCCTTGGGCGAGACCATGGCAGTCACCTTTGTTATCGGCAATGCCTTTAACCTCCCCAACTCTATATTCTCGCCTTCCAATTCCATCGCCTCGGCCTTGGCCAACGAATTCAACGAGGCCGGTGGCCTGCAGAAATCCGCCCTGCTGGAACTAGGCCTGATTCTGTTTTTGATCACGACGGTGGTGTTGGCCATTTCCAAGTTCATGCTGTTGCAACTATCGCGCAAAGAAGGCGCTTGAGCTGACCATGTCTGTTTCTGATTCTCCCATCATGCTCGGCAACCCGATCTATCGCCGTCGGCGGCGCTTCAATCGTCTGATGCTGGGCCTGTCCAGCTTGGCGCTGGGCATCGGCCTGTTCTGGCTGGCCTGGATCATCGCAACTTTGCTGATCAAGGGCGGCGGGGCATTGTCCATGACCCTGCTGACCGAGAGCACCCCCCCGCCAGGCGAGGCCGGTGGCCTGCTTAATGCCATTGTCGGCAGCGTGCTGATGTCGGGGGTGGGGACGTTGATCGGTACCCCCATTGGGGTGCTGGCCGGCACCTACCTGGCCGAATATGGCCGCCGTGGGTGGCTGGCGCCAGCCACCCGCTTCCTGAATGATGTGCTGTTGTCGGCGCCATCCATCGTGATTGGCTTGTTCATTTATGCGGTATATGTGGCCCAGGTAGGACATTATTCAGGCTGGGCGGGGGCCTTTGCCCTGGCCATCCTGGTGATTCCAGTGGTGGTGCGGGCCACGGATAATATGCTGTCTCTGGTACCCAACAGCCTGCGCGAGGCTGCCGCCGCGCTGGGCTGCCCCCAGTGGCGCGTGGTGGTGTTCATCTGTTATCGGGCGGCGCGCTCCGGGATTTTGACGGGCATTTTGCTGGCGGTGGCGCGCATCGCGGGCGAGACCGCACCGCTGCTGTTTACTGCGCTGAATAATCAGTTCATGTCCTGGAACATGAACGCGCCGATCGCTAACCTGCCTGTGGTGATTTTCCAATATGCCGCCAGCCCTTTCGAGGACTGGAATCGTCTGGCCTGGGCCGGGGCAGCCCTGATCACACTGCTGGTGCTGGGCATCAATATCGCTGCCCGCAGCCTGTTTCGTAAATAATTCGATTACCTGACCATGACCCTGTCCTCGACCCCTATCACCGAACGCACCAAGCTGGCAGTGCGCGACCTTAATTTTTATTATGGCAAATATCATGCTTTGCGTGACATCAATATGCAGATTGCCGAGCACAAGGTCACGGCTTTTATCGGCCCATCGGGCTGCGGTAAATCCACGCTGTTGCGCACTTTCAACCGCATGTTCGAACTGTATCCTGGGCAGCGGGCCGAAGGCGCCATCGAACTTGATGGCGAGGATTTGCTGAATTCCCGTTTGGATATCTCTTTGATCCGCGCCAAGGTCGGCATGGTGTTTCAAAAACCCACGCCGTTCCCCATGAGCATCTATGACAATATCGCCTTCGGTGTGCGCCTGTTCGAGCGCCTCAGCAAGGGCGAGATGGACGAGCGCGTGGAATGGGCCTTGACCAAGGCTGCCCTGTGGACAGAGGTCAAGGACAAATTGGGCCAAAGCGGCAATGGCCTGTCTGGTGGCCAGCAACAACGTCTGTGTATTGCTCGCGGGGTTGCCATCAAGCCCGAGGTCTTGTTGCTGGACGAACCCTGTTCCGCCCTGGACCCGATCTCTACCGCCAAGATCGAAGAATTGATTGCCGAATTGAAGGCAGACTACACCGTGGTCATCGTCACCCACAATATGCAACAGGCAGCCCGCTGTTCGGACTATACAGCCTACATGTACCTGGGTGAACTCATGGAATTCGGGCCCACGGACCAGATCTTCGTCAAGCCCACCCGCAAGGAAACCGAAGACTACATAACAGGTAGATTTGGATGAGATCGGACACAGGACAGTCCCAATGGACTGTCCTGTGCCGATCGAATCGGAGCGCCTTGCAAGGCGCGAGGTGGAGAGCTGTTTCGGCTTGAGGAAGTCCTGTGCCGATCGAATCGGAGCGCCTTGCAAGGCGCGAGGTGGAGAGCTGTTTCGGCTTGAGGAAGTCCTGTGCCGATCGAATCGGAGCGCCTTGCCATTCATCCTTCATTCATCCCCATCTTGCTATTCTGCCTGCATCATTACTCAGGAGGATAGCCTCATGAACCGCCGTCAATTACTCGCCGCCACCCTGGTTCTGGGCGCTTGGGCTACAGGTGCCCAAGCTCATAGCCACGACCGTGAAAAAGCCGAACTTTTGCAATCCATGGGTGAAGTCATGCCCTTGCAAGATGTACTGGCCCTGGTCGCCAAGGATTATCCTGGCCAGGTTTTGAAAGTCGAATTCGAGGACGAAAAGGGTAAGTGGATCTACGAATTCAAGGTCTTGCAGGATCAGGGCAGATTGGTCAAACTAGAGGTTGATGCCCGCGACGGCAAAGTCCTGTCGGTGCGTCAGCGATCCATCCACGACAAACACGATAAAGACAAGCACTCATGAGACTGCTGGTAGCCGAGGACGAGCCTTTATTGGCTTCACAGCTCAAGAGCGCCCTGGAGTCCGCCGGCTACGTCGTGGATGTTGTTCATGACGGTCTGGAGGCCCAGCATCAGGGGATGGTAGAGCCCTACGATCTGGTGGTGCTGGACTTGGGCCTGCCCGGACGGGATGGCCTGACTGTGTTGCGGTCCTGGCGGGAATCCGGCCAGACCACCCCGGTCCTGATCCTGACCGCCCGCGATAACTGGCATGACAAGGTGGCGGGGATCGATGCCGGGGCCGATGATTACCTGACGAAGCCTTTCCACCTCGAAGAACTCCAGGCCCGGGTGCGGGCCTTGCTGCGCCGGGCCGGGGGGTTTGCCTCTAGCGATATCCGCTGTGGCCCCTTATTGCTGGATACCCGCCAATCCCGGATCACGGTGGATGATATGCCGCTGGATCTGACCAGCCACGAATACCGTGTGTTGGCGTACCTGATGATGCATCAGGGCGAGGTCGTCTCGCGCAGCCAACTGGTCGAGCACATTTATGCCCAGGATTTCGATCGGGATTCCAACACCATCGAAGTCTTTGTGGCGCGGCTGCGACGCAAGATCCCGGCTGGCTTGATCCAGACCGTGCGCGGTCTGGGCTATCGTCTGGACGATACTGCCGTCGCGTCATGATCCGTTTGCGCGACCGCTATCACTCATTGCGTCTGCGCTTGTTGGCAGGAATGCTGGCCTGGGTGCTGCTCAGTGTGGCGGTGGCGGGCTGGGGCATCCAGAAGATGTTTCACCAGCATATCCTGGCGCAACTGCAGTCAGAACTGAACATCCACCTGGACCAGTTGACCTCCGTTTTGCAGGTGGATGCGGCAGGCCAGGTGTCCTTGTCGTCGTTTCCCAGTGATCCGCGATTCAGTCATCCCTTCTCCGGTTTGTACTGGCAGATTTTCCGGCCGACGGATGACGGCCAGCCTGCCAAGCTCCTGGCGCGTTCGCGCTCCTTATGGGATACGCACTTGCCGGAGGCCTATGCGGCGCTACTGCCGGGCGAGGATCTGGAGACCCAGGCTCCAGGGCCTGAGGGCAGCCATTTGTGGCTGCGGGTGCGCAAGATCGAACCCGCCGAGGGGCCTTACAACGAATTGATCCTGTCGGTTGCCGTTGACCGGGATTTGTGGGCCGAGCCCATCAGTCGTTTCAACCGCATGCTGGGGGTGTCCCTGGGGGTGCTGGTGTTGGGAATGCTGATTGCCGCCTGGCTGCAGGTGTCTTATGGTCTGCGCCCCCTGGTGCGTCTGCGCCGCAGCCTGGCGGATCTGCGCGAAGGCCGCGCCCAGGGGATCGAGGGAGCTTTCCCCACCGAGATTCAACCGCTGGTGGATGATTTCAACCAAGTCCTGCAGCGCAATGCCCAGGGGCTGGAGCGCGCGCGCCAGCAGGCGGGCAATCTGGCTCACGCGTTGAAGACGCCCTTGGCAGTCATGTCCAATGCGGCAGAGGCTCAGGACCCAGCTTTGCCACGCCTGGTGACGGAACAGATTGCCACGGCACGGCGTCAGGTAGATTATCACCTGGCCCATGCGCGGGCGGCGGCAGCGGTGCGCATGACGGGGTTGCGTAGCCCTGTACTGCCGCTTTTGCAGGGGCTGGTCAGGGTGATGCAGCGAGTGCATGCCGAGCAAAACCTGCGCTATGACCTCAGTGCGGTCGAGTCCGATCTTGTTTTTCGGGGAGAATCCCAGGATTTCGAAGAAATGCTTGGCAACGTGTTGGACAATGCCGGGAAATGGGCCAGGCAGCAGGTCCGCGTGCTGGCCAGCAGCCGGGATGGCGAACTGGAAATCCGGGTGGAGGATGATGGTCCGGGCCTGAGCCCTGAGCGTGCCGAGGCAGTATTCCAGCGCGGCACGCGTGCAGACGAACGCACGCCTGGTTCGGGGCTTGGGCTGGGGATTGTGCGTGATCTGGCGGATCTATATGGCGGCTGGGCCCGTATCGAGCCCAGCCCCCTGGGTGGCGCCTGTGTCGTGATCAACCTGCCGGGTGCCAGCGCAAGCCCGCAGCCGGATTAGCGGATCAGTTATAGCGGCCGTTGCGTCCGCCCAGGCTGTAGCCACCAGCACCCAACAGGGCCACGGCGATAGCGCCGAACAGGAACATGCCCTGCAGTTCCAGCGCCCAGGCGCCGCTCTTGCCGAGAGTAAAGAGTTCGTTCATGTGCACCAGGCCGATGACGAACAGCATATTGATGGCGACCACCAGAGCACCAATACGGGCCCAGATGCCGATGATCAGGAGAACAGGGGCCAGAATTTCGCCAATATAGACGCCATAGGCGATAAAGCCCGGCAGTCCGTGGGATTGCAGCATGCCGCTGATCCAGTCGACACCGCCGAGCTTGCTCAGACCATGCAGCAGAATCAGGATGCCTAATGAGAGGCGCAAGACGAGCTTGCCCAGGTCGTCTGTGGAAGTCGATGACATTGATGAGTCCTTGGCTATTGGAGAGAGTGGTGCCGTGCAGCAGCCAGACAAATGGCCCTATATGCAGCATGGATGCTTGGGAATTGTACGCGATTACTATTGAAAATCTACGTTTTGTCTCTGTCGGCAGGTCTTTTTTACGCCGGGTTTTGGGCACAAAAAAAGACTTGTCGGCTGCGCCGTGCAAGTCCTTGATTTGATCTGGTCGGGGCGACATGATTCGAACATGCGACCCTCTGCTCCCAAAGCAGATGCGCTACCAGGCTGCGCTACGCCCCGACTGATCCAGAACACGGGATTCTACCACGAGCGAAGGGCTTATGCTGTGTGGCCATGACGTAGCTCAGGCAGGGAGTGCGCCTGGTGGCGGTAGGCCCAGGTGGGCCACAGCGCATGTGCCAGGGCAATCCGGCCCAGGGCGGGGTCGGCAGGCAGTGGCGTATAGGTATCGGGGGCCTGATAGGCAAAGAACAAGGGGGGGTGTTGGGGTTCCAGCACAGTCAGGGTGTCGCCGCTGAGGTAACCATAATGGTCTTCGTACTGCATCATGGCCCGCCCGCCCGTGCCCGTTTGGGTCAGGTCATGGCCGATCATGGGATGGGTATCGCTGATGCCCGCCAGCGATAACAGTGTCGTGGGCAGGTCGATCTGGCTGATGATGCGGTCGTCG belongs to Castellaniella sp. and includes:
- the pstA gene encoding phosphate ABC transporter permease PstA, translated to MSVSDSPIMLGNPIYRRRRRFNRLMLGLSSLALGIGLFWLAWIIATLLIKGGGALSMTLLTESTPPPGEAGGLLNAIVGSVLMSGVGTLIGTPIGVLAGTYLAEYGRRGWLAPATRFLNDVLLSAPSIVIGLFIYAVYVAQVGHYSGWAGAFALAILVIPVVVRATDNMLSLVPNSLREAAAALGCPQWRVVVFICYRAARSGILTGILLAVARIAGETAPLLFTALNNQFMSWNMNAPIANLPVVIFQYAASPFEDWNRLAWAGAALITLLVLGINIAARSLFRK
- the pstB gene encoding phosphate ABC transporter ATP-binding protein PstB produces the protein MTLSSTPITERTKLAVRDLNFYYGKYHALRDINMQIAEHKVTAFIGPSGCGKSTLLRTFNRMFELYPGQRAEGAIELDGEDLLNSRLDISLIRAKVGMVFQKPTPFPMSIYDNIAFGVRLFERLSKGEMDERVEWALTKAALWTEVKDKLGQSGNGLSGGQQQRLCIARGVAIKPEVLLLDEPCSALDPISTAKIEELIAELKADYTVVIVTHNMQQAARCSDYTAYMYLGELMEFGPTDQIFVKPTRKETEDYITGRFG
- a CDS encoding PepSY domain-containing protein, which encodes MNRRQLLAATLVLGAWATGAQAHSHDREKAELLQSMGEVMPLQDVLALVAKDYPGQVLKVEFEDEKGKWIYEFKVLQDQGRLVKLEVDARDGKVLSVRQRSIHDKHDKDKHS
- a CDS encoding response regulator transcription factor; amino-acid sequence: MRLLVAEDEPLLASQLKSALESAGYVVDVVHDGLEAQHQGMVEPYDLVVLDLGLPGRDGLTVLRSWRESGQTTPVLILTARDNWHDKVAGIDAGADDYLTKPFHLEELQARVRALLRRAGGFASSDIRCGPLLLDTRQSRITVDDMPLDLTSHEYRVLAYLMMHQGEVVSRSQLVEHIYAQDFDRDSNTIEVFVARLRRKIPAGLIQTVRGLGYRLDDTAVAS
- a CDS encoding ATP-binding protein; the protein is MIRLRDRYHSLRLRLLAGMLAWVLLSVAVAGWGIQKMFHQHILAQLQSELNIHLDQLTSVLQVDAAGQVSLSSFPSDPRFSHPFSGLYWQIFRPTDDGQPAKLLARSRSLWDTHLPEAYAALLPGEDLETQAPGPEGSHLWLRVRKIEPAEGPYNELILSVAVDRDLWAEPISRFNRMLGVSLGVLVLGMLIAAWLQVSYGLRPLVRLRRSLADLREGRAQGIEGAFPTEIQPLVDDFNQVLQRNAQGLERARQQAGNLAHALKTPLAVMSNAAEAQDPALPRLVTEQIATARRQVDYHLAHARAAAAVRMTGLRSPVLPLLQGLVRVMQRVHAEQNLRYDLSAVESDLVFRGESQDFEEMLGNVLDNAGKWARQQVRVLASSRDGELEIRVEDDGPGLSPERAEAVFQRGTRADERTPGSGLGLGIVRDLADLYGGWARIEPSPLGGACVVINLPGASASPQPD
- a CDS encoding DoxX family protein, producing the protein MSSTSTDDLGKLVLRLSLGILILLHGLSKLGGVDWISGMLQSHGLPGFIAYGVYIGEILAPVLLIIGIWARIGALVVAINMLFVIGLVHMNELFTLGKSGAWALELQGMFLFGAIAVALLGAGGYSLGGRNGRYN